acaatcagtcgtacactgcacaaatctggcctttatggaagagtggcaagaagaaagccatttctcaaagatatccatcaaaagtctggtttgaagtttaccacaagccacctgggagacacagcaaacatgtggaagaaggtgctctggtcagatggaaccaaaatccaactttttggccacaatgcaaaacgatatgtttggcgtaaaagcaacacagctcatcaccctgaacacaccatccccactgtcaaacatggtggtggcagcctcatggtttgggcctgcttttcttcagcagggacagggaagatggttacaattgatgggaagatgaatggagccaaatacaggagcattctggaagaaaacctgttggagtctgcaaaagacctgagactgggacggagatttatcttccaacaggacaatgatccaaaacataaagccaaatctacaatggaatggttcacaaatgaacgtatccaggtgttagaatggccaagtcaaagtccagacctgaatccaatccagaatctgtgggcagagctgaagactgcagttcacaaacgctctccatccaacctcactgagctccagctgttttgcaaggaagaatgggcaagaatttcagtctctggatgtgcaaaactgatagagacataccccaagcgacttgcagctgtaattgcagcaaaaggtggcgctacaaagtattaatgcaagggggccgaataatattgcacgccccacttttcaggtttttatttgttaaaaaagttcaaaatatccaataaatttcgttccacttcacgattgtgtcccaattgttgttgattcctgacaaaaaattaaaattttatatctttatgtttgaagcctgaaatgtggcgaaaggttggaaagttcaagggggccgaatactttcacaaggcactgtacatttATGTAtgatttagaaattgaagtattgtattttattttcatggaaacataagacatatattttcatgaacaattttattccattcttaaaCATGTAACAAATGCGAAAGCGGATTTAAATTCAACTGAATCAAAATTGATACACAACAatatatgaagaaaataaagGCTTAtaagctggaattgaacctgcatctctgacacagttctgtttacacaTCACCTtgttaaccagttgagctatctggacaccttgcaccaatttgttggacgacatactaacctatgatgtttttgtcatattttggaccacatactaaaaaattcaaagtgatccagagtccaggatcctttccagatcgccaccaaaattaaatcagctcttcctcttaccatagtctacatcccctgaaaatttcatctgaatctgcccaggcgtttttgagttatcttgctaaaagacacacagacagacacacaaacgccaggtgtcataacctccttggcggaggtaactagcTGACTTCTGGATTatctttttgattttattttttgttaatggGCTCAAAGATTCACGGAACTTGAACTCTCatggttttgtttatttgataaGCCAGTAGCGTTCTGAGTTTGTCCTCGACATCTCAGGCTGGATGACACCCCTCTATTGTATTTCACATGAATGATGGGGCTCACTGGCTCTGTGCAGtgcaaaaaggaaaacaaaaatacgTACGTCAACAGTGAACAAGCAGTTCAGTCAAAAAATGCTATGTAACCTTCCCCGCTCTCACCAGGAGAACTTTCAAATGTAACtctttccaaaataaataaatatataaatatattcatTTATCCCATTTGCTCCCAGAatcttttatgtattttttttacaatcaacTCTCAGATTCATTCGCACAATACAAGACATGCCATTAAACTTCATACTTCCTTTTGCCGTACTTCACAATGTCAGTTTTCTTTTACTTAGAGGTTCATTAATTTTCAAATTCATATGATCATTTAACATAAATATCTACATCTCTGACCAATTTTAAGTTCAGACTAAAGTCATATTTAATACATCAAGATCCCAAagtgtctttttattttcatttataatttaattcagctgcttgttttttttgattgttgttaagttatttgagtttatttcatgttattaaatttatttctttttttcccctatatttgtattattaattaatattgGGGAGGTATCTTGGATAAGCccactttggtttttttttttcacctctccagcactttcttgcatttttttaatgccaatgtaactgtttttaatttatggtgctaataaataatgattaaaaaaaagattaatctttttaaactagaaaagcactcagagagtgcagacctccgccaaggatagagaggaaaacaggaaacccatgcagtaaaggatcacgagctggaatcaaacctgcatctctgacacagttctgtttaggaatcaccttcttaaccagttgagctatctggacaccttgctccagtttgctggacgacatactaacctatgatgtttttgtcatattttggaccacatactaaaaaaacatactaaaaaaactgaatccaggatcctttccggatttccaccaaaattaaatcagctcttcctcttaccatagtctacatcccctcaaaatttcatctgaatctgcccaggcgtttttgagttatcttgctaacagacagacagacagacagacacacaaacgccgggtgtcacataacctccttggcagaggtaatgACTCCTTAatttttcttcatgttccaACTCCCTTATAAACAGAACTGATTCCATCTTCTTGTCCAACATTCCAGATCCTGAATCAGTGGTTAGAAATCAGAGTAAAGTGGGTGGACGGTCAGTTTGTGGCTGCTGGAGGAAGCAGTGTGTTGAtcagaagctgcagtttgtgactctgctgctccttcagTCAGGCTTTAATTAGACTCAGTCCATTTGTTGGTCTTTAACATTAAAAAGGTTGAATGTTGAAATAATCCGTCACATGAAATCAATCAGAATcagcctgtaaaatgtgctcttattgtgaagcctgctgcttcctcataggtggagtcctgactggttTCAGGAAACGGATCAACTGTCTGAGAGTCCAGGAGTGGACTGgaaacttttttcttcttcttcagcgctttgaataaagtgtaagtttgctttgtttgctgctttaacttcactaatgttgctgtttgtttctgctctgtcatgtttctacatgttcacttcttatttcacCACAAACTTTGGATCACTGCTGTGTAAACATGGATCAATATGATTATTAGGTTATTGATTCACTGTAATCAGTCAATATTTATATTAGGTTATTGATAGACTTCAGTCAATcagtttgatcagctgctgatgtttatttgtttcttcAGAATATAAACTGCTTCATGTCTTTTTTCCCTCTGGGTTCTctgtgagtctctgcagctccatgactccatctgctggactgatagtagaagtgcagcagctgatcttcaggaggatctgagtggatgaatgatgtttgtttcctgtgcaggtgaagggagaaagtgtgtgtgagctgctgtgagttgagcatcatggatgagtgtgaggacagagaggagggagtccctccctctaaaagctctctgtgtggggaacaggagaaccagagcaaagctcagaggtgagagcaccatctctaactgtccaggactctgctgcatgtcagagctcagcatcacatcactgctgcatcattattgacaggaatccacctggacctggacctggacctggacctggacctggacctgcatccagctgtgtgtccttcaagagtgacTGGTCTAAGGGTTTTCCTATTAATTTTAAAAGAGAACAAAATCCTGCTGCAGAGGGGTAAGATATTCAGAACATACATTTTTGAATAAAGGTCAAATTATCCCTTTATTGATTTTCCAGAAGTCTGTCACATATTTTCTTAAATCCAGATTAGTTTTCATCTCATGTAATCAGAACTTAATGTCCTCTCATATacgttgttattattattaatggtCTAAATATTAATGTTATTGCTGTTGTTCTACTGCTTTAAATGTGTGGAACGTTTGAACATGCCTCTGTAGTTtaacattaatatttcatttccaTCTTCTTCAAAGACATTAAACTACTGActgttgtgtcaaatgttcTGTCAGTTGTTCCAAATATATTCCAACATTAAATCACTCTGAAACTCTGCTACCACCTCCATGTGTCACAACTTCTCTTGGCAAAGGAGAATCCACTAGTTAGGACAAACAAACCAGAGACTAAATGAAACAGATGTTTATAGGATGTGAAAATAACCAGATGTACAGCGATGCAGAATCAGGTAAACCAAACAAGCCAGGACAGCGAGCTACAGAGAACAAGAAactcagaaaaaataaagactaAGTTAACAGAAACTGAACACCAAAACATGAAACTCAAAGGGAGACAAAGGAAACaccaaatacacaaaactacaactCAAGACATAAACACCTGAACTGCAAACAAAGGTGAACAAAACCAAGTAGAACAAGACTGCAGGAGAACACTAACCAGAAACACAAGAACACACTGAATCAGGAATGAATGAGGCCAATGCAGTGAAACTGATGGAGGGACGTGTCAAATCTGATGGTCTGGCAGAGCGTGAAGTCTGAGCTGGAGTTTGACTGAGAGGAGAGTTGATGACAGGCAGGAGAACCAGTTTCTGCTCAGGTGAAGCTGATTAGGAAGAAGTTCTCAGAGAAAGTTAGAGAGGGAAAGGAGGAGCACAGATCCTGACACCATGGTTTCTGAAAGAATTCTCCTTCCTTGTGATCTTCTTCTTTATCTACCAGAATCCATCAGAGACAAGAATcctctggacctggacctggacctgaacctgtgtctgcatccagctgtgtgtccttcaagagtgacTGGTCTAATGATCATCCTATTGATTTCAAAGGAGAACCAGGTCCTGCTacagaggggtaagacgttcaGAAGGTTTCAGAGCTACTAGTTTGATAGCAGATTGGctcctcatcaaacagaacaaatgttttgaaGACATGATGCTAATAACTTGAACATCGTCAACAgatacattaaaaacagaaccaggtggATCACAGGAAGAACTCTGAGTTCACTAAAAATGGCACGAAATAGTCTTTCATGGACAAAAATCCATTTCTGTGATCATATAAGCCTtgttagcctacatgttagcctatGTGTTCGCCAATAAGGGAGAATTTTACATTGGTGATGGGGAAGACAGATGCTGGACGAGGAtggagaggacagaaaaatggtTCTTGTTGTCCTCTCTGAGTTTAATCAGTCAGCATCAAGacctacagagcagttttccagGTTCTCTCAGAAGTTCCAACCCTGGAGTAGGAACTTTTAACTCCTATAGACAGTCCTGAAAGAGGTTCGACAGGGACGGTTCCTGTGGTCAGAACAAAGATTGATGATGAGCTAAAATGAATAGAAAGTTCCTGCAGTAGAAAACAGACTAATGTTGGAATCTCTAATGAGCATCATGGACCTTCAAttggtgtttgtctctgtgtgataaagtgagagttaactgttgatgttgatccacagagtggagcagcagaactcagaggttcccagagctcagtctgtccagcagcatgacctggactccatattcgtggtgagttcatggacaacaagttgttctccatctcttgtgttcaggcgtctccatgctactctttgtagaccagtggactgtcagtgtgtccaacatggatctgatgtttggttCCATGATTTGACcctgatggactcattgacacatttctctgttccagctgctggaggacaacatggtgacttttgtgaagaaggagctgaagaagatgcagaaggttgtgagtccaaattacccagaatgctcctcagagagtcagagggaggatgaggaggagttggagagTGATGATGAAGATCAGAGGaccagcagagagatgtttgagcagatgacagtgttgttcctgaggaggatgaagcaggagaagctggctgaccgtctgcagagcagtaagaggatttgtgtaaagactgaagctgctgatcaacagaacatttatatatcttcacacaatcagtctttaggggacaaactgtcaccttcactttattgctacttttgtgctttaatatccaggttacttctacttcactcttgggctggacccgaatatcccggatatccgaatattcattcgctacggcggtattcggatattaattttggtatccgaacgTTAtcgggcggaacgaatatttggcgttactgtcttcccgcCGCCTtcgcccacatcggctcatcccatcgtgtgatcacataaacatatccacatatgtctatgacatatacatgtatatctgtgtgatcaccccctcctccccccagacaaaaataggaatattcggagctcgtttcttcccttcgccttcggcccacttcggctcatcccgccgtgttcggctcatctcggctcatccattcgtgtttgttaccaccacccgaatggccaggtggctgccgactctgacgtcacgcttcacttcgttgcataaacacaagacaagatgcggAAGacctccgctggttgggaattcttcagtttaactgaagacaaaacgaaggcagcgtgcaaaatttgcgtccgggagaccagacgaatggatccgaaaATTCGGCCATCTCCGCCAcatccccccacccccacccaaCCCCCACTCCCCAACCCCCCGCAGGACGTTagggggcggaacgaatattcggatattcgtctttaatagggcccgaatatccggagaccagaaaccactattcgggccagccctacttcactcttttttcttgtcttttcattCAGGACTGCCTGCAGATTGCAGACAGAAACTTAAATCttctctgaagaagaagttccagagagtgtttgagggcatcactaaagcaggacagccgaccctcctgaatgagatctacacagagctgtacatcacagagggagggactgcagaggtcaatgatgaacatgaggtcagacagattgaagcagcatccaggaaagcagacagagcagaaagaagcatcagaacAGAAGACATCTTTGAAGattcacctggaagagatggaccaatcagaacagtgatgacacagggagtggctggcatcgggaaaacagtgttaacacagaagttgactctggactgggctgaagacaaaagcaaccaggacatccacttcatgtttccactgactttcagagagctgaatgtgctgaaagagagaaagttcagcttggtggaacttgttcatcatttcttcagtgaaaccaaagcagcaggaatctgcaggtttgaacacttccaggttgtgttgatctttgacggtctggatgagtgtcgccttcctctggacttccacaacaatgaggtcctgactgatgttacagagtccacctcagtagatgtgctgctgacaaacctgatcagggggaatctgcttccctctgctcgcctctggataaccacacgacctgcggcagccaatcagatccctcctgactgtgtggacatggtgacggaggtcagagggttcaccgacccacagaaggaggagtacttcaggaagagatccagagatgaggagcaggccagcagcatcatctcccacatgaagacatcacgaagcctccacatcatgtgccacatcccagtgttctgctggatcactgctacagttctggaggagctgctgagaaccagagaaggaggagatctgcccagaaccctgactgagatgttcatccacttCCTGGTGGTTCAGGCCAAGGTCAAGAgggtcaagtatgatggaggagctgagacagatccacactggagtccagacagcaggaggatgattgagtctctaggaaaactggcttttaatcagctgcagagaggaaacctgatcttctatgagtccgacctgacagaaTGTGGCATCAATctggaagcagcctcagtgtactcaggagtgttcacacagatctttatagaggagagagggctgtaccaggacaaggtgttctgcttcgtccatctgagtgttcaggagtttctggctgctcttcatgtccatcagaccttcatcacctctggaatcaacctgctggaagaagaacaacaaacaacatcctGGTGGTCTGAGATGTTCAGAGAGAAACCTGATCCATCAATATTCTACCAGAGAGCAGTGGAtgaggccttacagagtccaaacggacatctggacttgttcctgcgcttcctcctgggtctgtcactaccgaccaatcagaatctcctacgagACCtgttgacacagacaggaagtagctcaCAGACTAATCAGgaaacagtggagtacatcaagaaGAAGATCAGTGAGGATGTGTCtacagagagaagcatcaatctgttccactgtctgtatgaactgaaggatgtttctctcATGGAGGAggtccaacagtccctgagatcaggacgtctgtccacagataaactgtctcctgctcagtggtcagctctgggcttcattttaCTCTCATCAGGAGAAgatctggacgtgtttgacctgaagaaatatgctgcttcagaggaggttcttctgaggctgctgccagtggtcaaagcctccaagaaagttctgtaagtagttggagactgaagataCTTTGTCATTTTCCTGCTGTTCCATCAGTATAATCTGCTTTtcgtctcttcagactgagtggctgtaatctgtcagagagaagctgtgcagctctgtcctcagtcctcagctcccagtcctccggtgtgacagagctggacctgaccaacaacaacctgaaggattcaggaatggagagtctttctgctggtctggagagtccacactgtaaactggaagctctcaggtcaggaatCATCAACTTGTtcaactgatgaccatttaaaatgttaaaatgtgtttttattcatgacaaaaagaatagctgaggtgggaggttttctgtatttttctgactCAGATCAGTTCTATTACTGACCTTTAGCTCTAGTTTCTCTTCATGAGGCCTTTTCCACTACAGGAACTTAACAACCTGGAACCTCCATCACAGAACCTCTAAGAACTTGTGAAATCTTTGTTCcagattgtgttttgttttccagt
This genomic stretch from Acanthochromis polyacanthus isolate Apoly-LR-REF ecotype Palm Island chromosome 17, KAUST_Apoly_ChrSc, whole genome shotgun sequence harbors:
- the LOC110972010 gene encoding NLR family CARD domain-containing protein 3-like, with amino-acid sequence MDECEDREEGVPPSKSSLCGEQENQSKAQRVEQQNSEVPRAQSVQQHDLDSIFVLLEDNMVTFVKKELKKMQKVVSPNYPECSSESQREDEEELESDDEDQRTSREMFEQMTVLFLRRMKQEKLADRLQSRLPADCRQKLKSSLKKKFQRVFEGITKAGQPTLLNEIYTELYITEGGTAEVNDEHEVRQIEAASRKADRAERSIRTEDIFEDSPGRDGPIRTVMTQGVAGIGKTVLTQKLTLDWAEDKSNQDIHFMFPLTFRELNVLKERKFSLVELVHHFFSETKAAGICRFEHFQVVLIFDGLDECRLPLDFHNNEVLTDVTESTSVDVLLTNLIRGNLLPSARLWITTRPAAANQIPPDCVDMVTEVRGFTDPQKEEYFRKRSRDEEQASSIISHMKTSRSLHIMCHIPVFCWITATVLEELLRTREGGDLPRTLTEMFIHFLVVQAKVKRVKYDGGAETDPHWSPDSRRMIESLGKLAFNQLQRGNLIFYESDLTECGINLEAASVYSGVFTQIFIEERGLYQDKVFCFVHLSVQEFLAALHVHQTFITSGINLLEEEQQTTSWWSEMFREKPDPSIFYQRAVDEALQSPNGHLDLFLRFLLGLSLPTNQNLLRDLLTQTGSSSQTNQETVEYIKKKISEDVSTERSINLFHCLYELKDVSLMEEVQQSLRSGRLSTDKLSPAQWSALGFILLSSGEDLDVFDLKKYAASEEVLLRLLPVVKASKKVLLSGCNLSERSCAALSSVLSSQSSGVTELDLTNNNLKDSGMESLSAGLESPHCKLEALRLSGCLVTEEGCASLASALNFKTSNLRELDLSYNHPGDSGEKMLLAKVEDPHCRLETLRVTPAGVPWLTPGLRKYSCQLTVDTNTVGRGLKLSDNNRKVTRVEIHQSYPDHPDRFNWLQLLCGTGLTGRCYWEVEWRGKVLISVSYRGIRRTGFSNECVFGCNDQSWSLFCSDDGYSVIHNNRKTPIWSSSVSHRVSVYVDINAGTLSFYRVSSDSLIHLHTFNTTFTEPLYPGFMVWWFGSSVFLC